The following proteins are encoded in a genomic region of Arachis ipaensis cultivar K30076 chromosome B02, Araip1.1, whole genome shotgun sequence:
- the LOC107627016 gene encoding uncharacterized protein LOC107627016, whose translation MASENVYLIIYPNGEISHTAEGITFVCDDPLWIMIPPQTSLQDLKNLILVHTGMVGKKEITKLTYRMPVAVANSFAYQKMQIKSDQQVSMMFSYHRSIGTIYSLEFCLNIYDIGGSSSSSNNVDGVRNLGVADFVPGPDTSRARSPSFNAFVVREQNANLREARPSTSTLLGFDRHPDVGIPESSDEDDIEEFSGDEAEAVLETQPLHGDSVPPTPVEPVGGGVSSSTPAHYLSLNLGAMHSSNAEDRPSSYPLSGEMELEIWLKFLNREIAMLAVKNYNIRRSAEYKVVESDQRRYVCRCMQFGDQCRWMVRVAKTRSSRFWEI comes from the coding sequence ATGGCTTCGGAAAACGTGTAtttaattatatatcccaatggAGAAATTTCTCATACAGCAGAAGGTATTACATTCGTTTGCGATGATCCATTATGGATAATGATCCCACCACAGACATCGTTACAAGATCTGAAGAATCTAATTCTGGTTCATACCGGAATGGTTGGAAAAAAAGAAATCACGAAGTTGACCTACAGGATGCCGGTTGCAGTGGCTAACTCGTTTGCATATCAAAAAATGCAGATAAAATCTGATCAGCAGGTGTCAATGATGTTCTCTTATCATCGCAGCATAGGTACCATATATTCGTTGGAGTTTTGTCTGAATATTTATGATATTGGCGGAAGCTCGTCCAGTTCCAATAATGTGGATGGTGTGAGAAATCTGGGAGTGGCTGATTTTGTACCGGGTCCGGATACAAGTAGGGCCCGTAGTCCAAGCTTCAATGCGTTTGTTGTGCGGGAACAGAATGCAAATCTTCGTGAAGCACGCCCCTCCACTTCAACCTTACTTGGGTTCGATAGGCATCCCGATGTTGGCATCCCTGAAAGTTCTGACGAGGATGACATTGAAGAATTCAGTGGTGATGAGGCAGAAGCCGTTCTGGAAACGCAACCTCTGCATGGCGACTCTGTTCCTCCAACACCTGTCGAACCGGTAGGTGGAGGTGTATCCTCCAGCACACCTGCACACTACCTGTCCCTAAATCTTGGAGCAATGCATTCGAGTAACGCAGAGGACAGACCTAGTAGCTACCCTCTCTCAGGCGAGATGGAGCTCGAGATTTGGTTAAAGTTTTTGAACCGGGAAATAGCGATGCTGGCAGTCAAAAACTACAACATCCGTAGGAGTGCAGAGTATAAGGTCGTAGAGTCAGACCAAAGGAGGTATGTATGTCGATGCATGCAGTTCGGTGATCAATGTCGTTGGATGGTACGGGTTGCGAAGACAAGGTCTTCCAGATTTTGGGAAATTTGA
- the LOC110269192 gene encoding protein MAIN-LIKE 1-like — MQLGLPVDGQPVSGTLRSWSKFHQRDIWEWCHELLGEVLAGHVGTTKFNIKLKWLRTRLQQMPLDLEDNGLMQYTRCYILYLLGGVLLPDKANNTVHVRYLPLLGDYDAICTYSWGSAVLYWLYRAMCLATDTSVEGMAGCHTLLMSWIYYRLPFFAPNVTTAYSFPLATRWAGKKGQNDYAEQRLLRHRLRLDNLQVDEFVWQPYMDPQILYRVPADFLGHPHGDFYTAVVPLIFFRWIEILNVDRVLRQFEGKQGPPNPLLNIDTFHLQSARNDDGWWPVRLSEWFEIWANRQSDAYRLRIDRADTLRPSQK; from the exons ATGCAGTTAGGGTTACCTGTTGATGGTCAGCCCGTTAGTGGTACTTTGAGATCATGGAGCAAGTTTCACCAAAGAGATATTTGGGAATGGTGTCATGAACTTCTAGGTGAGGTTCTCGCCGGCCACGTAGGGACAACAAAGTTCAACATAAAGCTGAAGTGGCTCAGAACTCGTCTTCAGCAGATGCCACTTGACTTAGAAGATAATGGCCTCATGCAGTACACACGGTGTTACATACTTTACTTGTTGGGAGGAGTGCTTCTTCCAGACAAGGCGAACAACACGGTGCATGTTCGATATCTGCCGTTATTGGGTGACTATGATGCCATCTGCACCTACAGTTGGGGGAGCGCCGTCCTCTATTGGTTATATCGTGCTATGTGCTTAGCAACAGACACAAGTGTTGAGGGTATGGCTGGTTGTCATACGTTGCTCATGTCGTGGATATACTACAGATTACCTTTCTTCGCACCGAATGTCACGACAGCGTATAGTTTTCCTTTAGCCACGAG GTGGGCAGGCAAAAAAGGACAAAATGACTATGCTGAGCAGCGCTTATTAAGACACCGTCTAAGGTTGGACAATCTGCAGGTGGATGAG TTTGTTTGGCAACCGTACATGGACCCCCAGATTCTCTATAGAGTTCCGGCTGATTTCCTTGGCCACCCACATGGAGACTTTTATACGGCCGTTGTGCCTCTCATATTTTTCAGGTGGATTGAGATCCTAAATGTTGACCGAGTGTTGCGTCAATTTGAGGGAAAGCAAGGACCTCCAAACCCTCTTCTTAATATTGATACCTTCCATCTACAGTCGGCCCGCAATGATGACGGATGGTGGCCGGTTAGACTATCTGAGTGGTTTGAGATATGGGCAAACCGGCAAAGTGATGCATATAGGCTGCGCATTGATCGTGCAGATACATTGCGTCCCAGTCAAAAGTAA